One stretch of Pedobacter riviphilus DNA includes these proteins:
- the yidC gene encoding membrane protein insertase YidC: MDRNTFTGLFLIMIILAGSFYFLKPNEAEVKREQVRIDSTKRADSLKKIGVSPNQKDTTKTAAVANPAVDSLALKGPFGTAITGTEANTVLENEKLLITLSNKGGKITSVEVKGQKTFTGKPLILFDGNENKFGLNLNAAGKVINTNDLYFTPTKTGNTVTMRANYGANAYVEYVYDLKALSNKVAFNINLVGLQQVIAGNTIGLNWQTTLLQQEKSIESEHRYSAPYYKYLDGDVNHLSVSKDEKEDLSKGKIQWFSFKQHFFSASLISKQAFEKGSLEVKIPTAPGQVKFYDANMQLPYAHTANQVYEMEFYFGTNKFSTLKAQGYDLEQQVDMGYWPLKYINRFIVLPVFNFLNSFGWNYGLIILVLTILLKVALSPLTYKSYLSMAKMRVLKPEMDEIKAKVGEDNPTLVQQEYLKLYKKAGVNPLGGCLPMVLQLPLVMAFFFFFPNLFELRGESFLWMKDLSTYDEFIKFGVKIPFIGDHLSLMCVLMTISTLIMTYFNNQVSGATGQMKYIGYIMPIIFLGVLNSYPAGLNYYYFLANLMTFGQQFLIRKMVDDEKIHALIQQNKARPADEKKKKSKFQQRLDDYMRQQQQAKK, encoded by the coding sequence ATGGATAGAAATACCTTCACAGGACTGTTCCTGATCATGATCATTTTGGCAGGATCATTCTACTTTTTGAAGCCAAATGAAGCTGAAGTAAAAAGAGAACAAGTAAGAATCGACTCTACTAAAAGAGCCGATTCGCTAAAAAAGATTGGCGTTAGTCCAAATCAAAAAGACACAACAAAAACTGCTGCCGTTGCTAACCCAGCGGTAGATTCTTTAGCCTTAAAAGGTCCTTTTGGTACCGCTATAACTGGTACAGAAGCTAATACGGTTCTGGAAAACGAGAAGTTATTAATCACTTTAAGTAATAAAGGCGGTAAAATTACATCAGTTGAAGTTAAAGGACAGAAAACTTTTACCGGTAAACCACTTATTTTATTTGATGGTAACGAGAATAAATTTGGCTTAAACCTAAATGCTGCCGGTAAAGTAATTAATACCAACGATTTATACTTTACACCAACAAAAACCGGGAATACGGTTACCATGCGTGCCAATTATGGTGCTAACGCATATGTAGAATATGTATACGATTTAAAAGCACTAAGTAACAAAGTAGCTTTCAACATCAATTTAGTTGGGTTACAGCAAGTAATTGCCGGTAATACCATTGGCTTAAACTGGCAAACTACTTTATTACAGCAAGAAAAATCGATTGAAAGCGAACACCGTTACTCTGCACCATACTATAAATATTTGGATGGTGATGTAAACCACTTAAGTGTTTCGAAAGATGAGAAAGAAGATTTATCGAAAGGTAAAATTCAATGGTTCTCTTTCAAACAACACTTTTTCTCAGCTTCTTTAATCTCAAAACAAGCTTTCGAAAAAGGAAGTTTAGAAGTTAAAATCCCAACAGCTCCTGGTCAGGTGAAGTTTTATGATGCCAATATGCAATTACCATATGCGCATACAGCGAACCAGGTTTATGAAATGGAATTCTACTTTGGAACCAACAAATTCTCTACCCTAAAAGCACAGGGTTATGATTTAGAACAGCAGGTTGATATGGGCTACTGGCCATTAAAATACATTAACCGTTTTATTGTATTACCTGTATTTAATTTCTTAAACAGCTTTGGCTGGAACTACGGTTTAATTATTCTGGTATTAACCATTTTACTAAAAGTTGCTTTATCGCCGCTTACCTACAAGTCATACCTATCAATGGCTAAAATGCGTGTGTTAAAACCGGAAATGGACGAAATTAAAGCTAAAGTAGGTGAAGATAATCCAACCTTGGTTCAACAGGAATATTTAAAATTATATAAGAAAGCCGGTGTAAACCCACTGGGTGGATGTTTGCCAATGGTATTACAGCTGCCTTTGGTAATGGCTTTCTTCTTTTTCTTCCCGAACTTGTTTGAGTTGCGCGGTGAGAGTTTCTTATGGATGAAAGATTTGTCTACTTATGATGAGTTTATCAAATTTGGCGTAAAAATCCCATTCATTGGCGACCACTTAAGTTTAATGTGTGTATTGATGACCATCTCTACCTTGATTATGACTTATTTCAACAACCAGGTTTCTGGAGCAACTGGTCAGATGAAATACATCGGTTATATTATGCCGATTATCTTCTTAGGGGTATTAAATAGCTATCCTGCCGGATTAAACTATTATTATTTCTTAGCCAACTTAATGACTTTCGGACAGCAGTTCTTAATCCGTAAAATGGTTGATGATGAGAAAATCCATGCGCTAATCCAGCAAAACAAAGCCAGACCAGCTGATGAGAAAAAGAAAAAATCTAAATTCCAGCAGCGTTTAGACGATTATATGCGTCAACAACAACAAGCTAAAAAATAA
- a CDS encoding CTP synthase, whose protein sequence is MTKYIFVTGGVTSSLGKGIISASLAKLLQARGYRVTIQKFDPYINIDPGTLNPYEHGECFVTEDGAETDLDLGHYERFLNVPTSQANNITTGRIYQNVINKERKGEYLGKTVQVVPHITDEIKRNMRILGDSGEYDIVITELGGTVGDIESLPFIEAVRQFKWEEGSTNAIVIHLTLVPYLAAAGELKTKPTQHSVKALLEYGIQPDILVCRTEHHLSADLRKKIALFCNVNINAVVESMDASTIYDVPLLMLKEQLDKTVLSKLKLPTKNDPDMESWKDFLGRLKNPTAEVRIGLIGKYVELPDAYKSIIESFVHAGSKNECKVKVEYIHSEGIFPDNVKEKLGHLQGVLVAPGFGSRGIEGKIDAIKYVRENNVPFFGICLGMQCAVIEFGRNVLGLKDAHTTEIEENSANPVINMMEEQKKITNKGGTMRLGSYPCDIKKGTKAFSIYGKSHINERHRHRYEFNNAYLKQYEEAGMIASGMNPQTNLVEIVELKNHPFFVGGQFHPELKSTVANPHPLFVKFVAAAMEFAKKKTN, encoded by the coding sequence ATGACAAAGTATATTTTTGTTACGGGCGGTGTAACTTCCTCTTTAGGTAAGGGCATCATTTCCGCATCTTTAGCTAAACTTTTACAGGCACGTGGCTACCGTGTAACCATTCAAAAATTCGATCCGTACATTAATATCGATCCAGGAACTTTAAACCCATACGAGCATGGCGAATGTTTTGTAACTGAAGATGGTGCTGAAACCGACTTGGATCTTGGTCATTATGAGCGTTTCCTTAACGTTCCAACTTCGCAGGCAAATAACATTACTACCGGCCGTATTTACCAAAACGTAATTAACAAAGAACGTAAAGGTGAATATTTAGGTAAAACAGTACAGGTTGTTCCACATATTACCGATGAGATTAAACGCAACATGCGTATTTTAGGTGATAGTGGTGAATACGATATTGTGATTACCGAACTTGGAGGAACAGTTGGCGATATTGAATCTTTACCATTTATCGAAGCTGTTCGTCAGTTTAAATGGGAAGAAGGTAGCACCAATGCTATTGTAATCCATTTAACCCTGGTTCCTTATTTAGCCGCTGCAGGTGAATTAAAAACCAAACCAACACAACACTCTGTTAAAGCTTTATTGGAATACGGAATACAACCAGATATTTTGGTTTGCCGTACCGAACACCACCTAAGCGCCGACTTAAGAAAAAAAATTGCATTATTTTGTAACGTTAACATCAATGCGGTAGTCGAATCGATGGATGCATCTACTATTTATGATGTGCCATTGTTGATGTTAAAAGAACAATTGGATAAAACTGTTTTATCGAAATTAAAACTGCCTACCAAAAACGATCCGGATATGGAAAGCTGGAAAGATTTCTTAGGCCGTTTAAAAAATCCTACGGCAGAAGTAAGAATTGGCTTGATTGGTAAATATGTAGAGTTGCCAGATGCTTATAAATCAATTATCGAATCTTTTGTACACGCAGGTTCGAAAAATGAATGTAAGGTTAAGGTAGAATATATCCACTCTGAAGGTATTTTCCCTGATAACGTAAAAGAGAAACTAGGCCATTTACAAGGTGTTTTAGTTGCACCAGGTTTTGGTAGCCGCGGTATTGAAGGTAAAATTGATGCCATAAAATACGTTCGCGAGAACAATGTTCCTTTCTTCGGAATCTGCCTGGGTATGCAATGTGCTGTTATCGAATTCGGACGTAACGTTTTAGGTTTAAAAGATGCACACACTACAGAAATTGAAGAAAATTCGGCAAATCCGGTAATCAATATGATGGAAGAGCAGAAAAAAATAACCAACAAAGGTGGAACAATGCGTTTGGGCTCTTATCCTTGCGATATTAAAAAAGGAACAAAAGCCTTTTCTATTTATGGCAAATCGCATATTAATGAACGCCACCGTCACCGTTACGAATTTAACAATGCTTATTTAAAGCAATACGAAGAGGCAGGAATGATTGCGTCGGGTATGAATCCACAAACCAATTTAGTTGAAATTGTGGAGCTTAAAAATCATCCATTTTTCGTTGGCGGACAGTTTCACCCAGAATTAAAATCAACAGTTGCTAATCCTCACCCACTTTTTGTTAAATTTGTCGCCGCTGCAATGGAGTTTGCGAAAAAGAAAACGAATTAA
- a CDS encoding S9 family peptidase has translation MQKRLTIILFFIVSFAYAQKKPLDHSVYDTWESIGTKQLSNNGQWAMYSILQQEGDTQLYLINIKTNAKINIPRGMNSQFSNDSKFAAFNIRPLNKDLRQAKIKKKKPDELPKDSLGIANLTTSAVTKVARVKSFKFPEEGAGVMAYLTEKPDTAKKTVKPAEKKDGEMDFADDEPAGKGKTEEGTDLVVKNLLTGTDKTYKFVTDYYFSKDGKQLVFACSGSKKDKTAPQGVFLLNTEKGTLKTLIKGKGSFKNFTFDEESEHVAFVGEQSPEKQEIKDYNIYYNSLTLDTAQILVDFDMPGLPAKWSVNGDGKITFSKDGKKLFFGISPIKKPKDTTIVDFEVAKVDVWNYKDDYLQPMQLKNADRDSKKSYLSVIDVYSSDPKVIPLTDLKLPDANIIAEGDAEQVLASTDYGRRIESQWSGSTTKDYYLVNTKTGQKKKIIDNLNGYAMASPAGNYVLYFDRKSGSWNTYHIATAKVTVLTAGLSEKFVDEENDVPDLPSAYGLATWTEGDKAVLINDRYDIWSFSPDGKSAPKNITAGFGRANNITFRYERVQQDNRFERNADSKFVKANETVWLDGFNNLTKENGFYRTNVGSAKAPELVVMAKVKYSNLVKAKDADVYIYDKANYVESPNVYITTDFKTETKLSNTNPQQKNYNWGTAELVKWTTPKGYKAEGILYKPENFDPNKKYPMIAYFYEKLTDGLYTYQAPAPTPSRLNISYFVSNGYLVFAPDISYEIGHPGKSAVEFINSGVESLKKNSWVDGSKIGIQGQSWGGYQVAYLITQNNMYAAAWAGAPVANMTSAYGGIRWETGMNRQFQYEKTQSRIGATLWEKPELYIENSPLFMFPKVNTPVVVMANDADGAVPWYQGIEMFTALRRLGKPVWMLNYNGEAHNLVQRQNRKDIQIREQQFFDYYLKGAKAPVWMTSGVPATEKGKTWGFELTDDKP, from the coding sequence ATGCAAAAAAGACTAACTATTATTCTGTTTTTCATTGTCAGCTTTGCTTATGCACAAAAGAAACCTTTGGATCATTCGGTATATGATACTTGGGAATCAATAGGAACAAAGCAATTATCAAATAATGGTCAATGGGCCATGTACAGCATCTTACAGCAAGAAGGAGATACACAATTGTACCTTATCAATATTAAAACAAATGCGAAGATTAATATCCCAAGAGGGATGAACTCGCAGTTTAGTAACGATTCTAAGTTTGCAGCTTTTAATATCCGTCCATTAAATAAAGATTTACGTCAGGCTAAAATTAAAAAGAAAAAGCCAGATGAATTGCCAAAGGATTCATTGGGCATTGCCAACCTTACTACCAGTGCCGTTACAAAAGTGGCAAGGGTAAAATCTTTCAAATTTCCTGAAGAAGGTGCTGGTGTAATGGCCTATCTAACTGAAAAGCCAGATACAGCCAAGAAAACAGTAAAACCGGCTGAGAAAAAGGATGGTGAAATGGATTTTGCGGATGATGAACCTGCCGGAAAAGGTAAAACTGAAGAAGGAACCGATTTAGTGGTAAAAAACCTTTTAACAGGCACAGACAAAACCTATAAATTCGTTACCGATTATTATTTCAGTAAAGATGGCAAACAGTTGGTTTTTGCTTGCAGCGGGTCTAAAAAAGATAAAACAGCTCCACAAGGCGTATTCTTACTAAACACTGAAAAAGGCACACTAAAAACCCTTATAAAAGGCAAGGGAAGTTTTAAAAACTTCACTTTTGATGAGGAAAGTGAACATGTGGCTTTTGTGGGTGAGCAAAGTCCGGAGAAACAAGAAATAAAAGATTACAATATTTATTACAACTCTTTAACGCTTGATACGGCGCAGATATTGGTTGATTTTGATATGCCAGGGCTACCTGCAAAATGGTCAGTTAACGGCGATGGTAAAATAACCTTTAGTAAAGATGGTAAAAAATTATTTTTTGGCATCTCTCCTATTAAAAAACCAAAAGATACCACTATTGTAGATTTTGAAGTGGCTAAAGTTGATGTTTGGAATTACAAAGACGATTACTTGCAACCTATGCAGCTTAAAAATGCTGATAGAGACAGTAAGAAAAGTTATTTATCGGTTATTGACGTTTATAGCAGTGATCCAAAAGTAATTCCGCTAACAGATTTAAAACTACCTGATGCAAACATCATAGCCGAAGGTGATGCAGAGCAGGTTTTGGCTTCTACTGATTATGGTCGTAGGATCGAATCGCAATGGAGCGGTTCTACCACAAAAGATTACTATTTGGTTAATACAAAGACTGGTCAGAAAAAGAAAATTATCGACAACCTGAATGGTTATGCAATGGCTTCTCCGGCAGGAAATTATGTTCTATATTTCGATCGAAAATCAGGCAGTTGGAACACTTATCATATAGCTACAGCAAAGGTTACCGTTTTAACAGCAGGTTTAAGCGAAAAATTTGTTGACGAGGAGAATGATGTTCCAGACTTACCTTCTGCTTATGGCTTAGCTACCTGGACCGAAGGGGATAAAGCCGTTCTAATTAACGATAGATATGATATCTGGTCGTTCTCACCAGATGGGAAATCGGCACCAAAAAATATTACTGCTGGCTTTGGAAGAGCTAACAACATTACTTTCCGTTATGAAAGAGTACAACAGGATAACAGGTTTGAGCGCAATGCGGACAGCAAATTTGTAAAAGCGAATGAAACAGTTTGGTTAGATGGTTTTAACAATTTAACTAAAGAAAATGGTTTTTATCGCACCAATGTAGGTTCGGCTAAGGCACCTGAGTTAGTCGTAATGGCTAAAGTTAAATACTCCAACCTGGTAAAAGCTAAAGACGCTGATGTTTACATTTACGATAAAGCCAACTATGTAGAATCGCCAAATGTTTATATCACTACCGATTTTAAAACTGAAACTAAATTAAGCAATACCAACCCTCAGCAAAAAAACTACAATTGGGGTACGGCCGAGTTGGTAAAATGGACTACACCAAAAGGTTACAAAGCCGAAGGTATTTTGTACAAGCCAGAAAATTTCGATCCAAATAAGAAGTATCCAATGATTGCTTATTTCTATGAAAAACTAACGGATGGTTTATATACCTATCAAGCGCCAGCTCCTACTCCGTCGCGCTTAAATATTTCTTATTTTGTGAGTAACGGATATTTGGTTTTTGCACCAGATATTAGCTACGAAATAGGTCACCCAGGTAAGTCTGCTGTTGAATTTATAAATTCAGGTGTAGAAAGCCTTAAGAAAAATAGTTGGGTTGATGGTAGCAAAATCGGTATCCAGGGGCAAAGCTGGGGTGGTTATCAAGTAGCATACCTCATTACACAAAATAATATGTATGCTGCCGCTTGGGCCGGCGCACCTGTAGCCAACATGACTTCTGCATATGGCGGTATCCGTTGGGAAACTGGTATGAACCGTCAATTCCAGTACGAAAAAACACAGAGCCGTATCGGCGCAACACTTTGGGAAAAACCGGAATTATATATCGAGAACTCACCATTATTTATGTTCCCGAAAGTAAATACTCCTGTTGTGGTGATGGCTAATGACGCAGACGGCGCTGTGCCTTGGTATCAGGGTATTGAAATGTTTACCGCGCTGCGTCGTTTAGGTAAACCCGTTTGGATGCTGAACTATAACGGTGAAGCACATAACTTGGTTCAACGCCAGAACCGTAAGGATATTCAAATCCGCGAACAACAGTTTTTTGATTATTATTTAAAAGGTGCAAAGGCGCCAGTCTGGATGACAAGCGGAGTACCTGCAACTGAAAAAGGAAAAACCTGGGGTTTTGAACTAACAGATGATAAACCTTAG
- a CDS encoding GLPGLI family protein: MKHLGLTMMLLFAVTMIKAQTVFIKSAKITFEKKINQKQQLASNTWISDDARDKMSKYRISNWDYSFNDSSSIYKIKPKETLNDNNFFFIAGENTNELYTDFSKKTRVIRKPIRGEDFILKDTIPYLHWKIMNDVRQIAGYECRKATAVINDSVTVVAFYTDEILLKGGPEGFTGLPGMILGLAIPRYSTTWFATKVEAKNVPILAITPPAKGKRTDTEKDFKKMLDLYTRYDDKKNPRKIEDIKKELYTLIL, translated from the coding sequence ATGAAACATTTAGGATTAACAATGATGCTGTTATTTGCAGTTACAATGATTAAAGCGCAAACTGTTTTCATCAAAAGTGCTAAAATAACTTTCGAAAAAAAGATCAATCAAAAGCAGCAATTGGCATCTAACACCTGGATATCAGACGATGCCAGGGATAAAATGAGCAAATACAGGATTTCCAATTGGGATTATAGTTTTAACGACAGTAGCTCCATTTACAAAATTAAACCGAAGGAAACCTTAAACGACAATAATTTCTTCTTTATTGCCGGTGAGAATACGAATGAACTGTATACAGACTTTAGCAAAAAAACAAGGGTAATCAGAAAACCAATAAGGGGTGAAGATTTTATTTTAAAAGACACTATCCCCTATCTCCATTGGAAAATTATGAATGATGTGCGCCAAATTGCAGGTTACGAATGCCGTAAAGCAACAGCCGTAATAAACGATTCTGTTACTGTAGTGGCCTTTTACACCGATGAAATTTTATTAAAAGGTGGTCCGGAGGGATTTACCGGTTTACCGGGAATGATATTGGGTTTGGCTATACCACGCTACAGCACTACCTGGTTTGCAACCAAGGTTGAAGCGAAGAATGTTCCGATCTTAGCCATCACGCCACCAGCAAAGGGAAAGAGAACCGATACGGAAAAAGATTTCAAGAAAATGCTCGACCTTTATACGCGTTACGATGATAAAAAGAATCCCAGAAAGATAGAAGATATTAAAAAAGAACTTTACACGCTGATACTTTAA
- a CDS encoding outer membrane beta-barrel protein: protein MLKQLFSALIFSLLFFPVLAQNASIKGVVVDTVEKTKLQNSTILLIRSKDSILVKDTRAKANGAFELSNLKKGNYTLVVTFPKMADYIRDIQLSDSSKFNLGHIAMDSKATLLNEVVIKAQKQAISIKGDTITYQADSFAVKPHANLQDLLRRLPGVEVDKDGAIKAGGKDVNTLLVDGEEFFGDDPLLAQKYLKANAVSEVQIYDKKTKTEELSGIKEGEAKEKVMNIKLKENAKNGYLSTLDANSDLKHYKNIGGMAGIYKNKLKTAVFGSNSNTNQDSKASAAMSKLKGNDYDVIEVGDDGSTVMISYGGSRDEDDFSPSSGLPDVTGYGAHFSNKWNENKIGLKLNYKGSDRDILDRTTSKNQSLLPNGTNFFSESNSNSETRNTGQSLKGSVDIKLDSLSTLKISFAGSKRKNSSQYISTNETKNGEGIFVNNSNQSNDNNGDNNLFNGNINYSKKFVKKGRTLSIDLQPETKNSTSLGTSLSVTNYYDGNGTINRTVNQNFLNDNSGSESSLGTRIAYTEPLGKQFSLQTAYSFKTVSSNSHKLVFDKSLNNKRVDSLSNNFDFNNFSNIGKVVLQYRAKKFTLSGGAEATQTIFELNDLDRNNKFKRDYLNWAPQSNFNYKLGKSTSVSLNYNGNTRQPSLDQLQPIRQINNPLYEIKGNPNLKPSFNNNFGFNFNIYQQKSQMYAYLYGGYSFTKNAVVSVRTVDEVNKTTSSYVNLNGNNSFYAGASFNKSFSKVHFNAGLNANFNHSTSVSILNNKLNENVNNSINIRPRFSYYGNKVQVQYNPSITFSNSQSSIGSINNGKNFYHNHDISGNIELPYNTEFNTSISLSYQPANASFSRPVNIAIWNAYLSKKMLKAQELELKVSISDILAEKNGYNRYVGGNNISEYTNTFIPRYVLIGLTYNLTGNFIKQDKK from the coding sequence ATGCTCAAACAACTTTTCTCGGCTCTTATTTTTTCATTGCTATTTTTCCCTGTCCTGGCGCAAAACGCAAGTATAAAAGGCGTTGTGGTAGATACCGTTGAGAAAACCAAATTACAAAACAGCACTATCCTGCTCATTAGGAGTAAAGATTCTATCTTAGTAAAAGATACCCGCGCAAAAGCTAATGGTGCATTTGAGCTATCGAATTTAAAAAAGGGCAATTACACCCTAGTGGTTACTTTTCCAAAAATGGCCGATTATATCAGAGATATCCAACTATCTGATTCATCAAAATTTAACCTCGGTCATATTGCGATGGACAGTAAAGCCACTCTTTTGAATGAAGTTGTAATTAAAGCCCAAAAACAAGCCATTAGTATAAAAGGCGATACCATTACCTACCAGGCAGATAGCTTTGCCGTTAAACCACATGCGAACCTCCAGGATTTGCTAAGACGTTTGCCTGGAGTTGAGGTTGATAAAGATGGTGCAATAAAAGCCGGAGGAAAAGATGTAAATACACTTTTGGTTGATGGTGAGGAATTTTTTGGCGACGACCCGCTTCTAGCTCAAAAATACCTGAAAGCCAATGCGGTTAGCGAAGTTCAGATTTACGATAAAAAAACAAAGACAGAAGAACTATCGGGCATTAAAGAGGGCGAAGCCAAGGAAAAGGTTATGAACATCAAGCTCAAGGAAAATGCCAAAAATGGTTACCTCAGCACGCTGGATGCCAATAGCGACCTTAAACACTATAAAAACATTGGCGGCATGGCAGGTATTTATAAGAACAAATTAAAAACCGCTGTATTTGGATCCAATTCCAACACCAATCAGGATTCGAAGGCAAGTGCTGCCATGAGCAAGCTAAAAGGCAATGATTATGATGTAATTGAAGTTGGCGATGATGGCAGTACCGTGATGATCAGTTATGGCGGCAGCCGTGATGAGGACGATTTTTCACCATCGAGCGGGCTACCTGACGTAACTGGATATGGGGCACATTTTTCTAACAAGTGGAACGAAAATAAAATCGGTTTAAAACTTAATTATAAAGGCAGTGACAGAGACATATTAGACCGCACAACATCGAAAAACCAGTCGCTACTGCCAAACGGAACAAATTTCTTTAGCGAAAGTAACTCAAACAGTGAAACCCGGAATACCGGACAGAGTTTAAAAGGAAGTGTTGATATTAAATTAGATTCACTTTCAACTTTGAAAATTTCATTTGCAGGCAGTAAACGTAAAAACAGTAGCCAATATATAAGTACAAATGAAACTAAAAATGGTGAGGGGATATTTGTAAATAATAGTAATCAATCTAATGATAACAATGGCGACAATAACCTATTTAACGGCAATATTAATTACTCCAAAAAATTCGTAAAAAAAGGAAGAACACTTTCCATTGATTTACAGCCTGAAACGAAAAATAGCACCAGCTTGGGCACCAGCTTAAGTGTAACCAATTATTATGATGGGAATGGCACAATCAATAGAACTGTTAATCAGAACTTTCTGAACGATAATTCGGGTAGTGAAAGTTCTCTTGGCACAAGAATAGCCTATACTGAACCACTGGGAAAACAATTTTCATTACAAACCGCCTATAGTTTTAAAACGGTAAGCTCAAATAGCCATAAATTAGTATTCGATAAATCATTGAACAACAAACGGGTTGATTCGCTAAGTAATAATTTCGATTTCAACAATTTTTCGAATATTGGCAAGGTGGTATTACAATATAGGGCAAAAAAATTCACCTTATCTGGCGGTGCAGAAGCCACACAAACCATTTTCGAACTTAATGATTTAGACCGTAACAATAAATTCAAAAGAGACTATTTAAACTGGGCACCGCAGAGCAACTTTAACTATAAACTTGGTAAAAGTACAAGCGTATCGTTAAACTATAACGGAAATACCCGACAGCCTAGCTTAGATCAACTTCAGCCTATAAGGCAAATAAACAATCCGCTTTACGAAATAAAAGGTAATCCAAACTTAAAACCATCGTTCAACAATAATTTTGGCTTTAATTTTAACATCTATCAGCAAAAATCGCAGATGTACGCCTATCTTTACGGAGGTTATAGCTTTACCAAAAATGCTGTTGTGAGTGTGAGAACGGTAGATGAGGTAAACAAAACCACTAGTAGTTATGTCAATTTAAATGGTAATAACAGTTTTTACGCAGGTGCGAGTTTTAATAAAAGTTTTAGCAAAGTCCATTTTAATGCAGGTTTAAATGCCAATTTTAATCATTCTACCTCGGTTTCTATTTTAAACAATAAACTGAATGAAAATGTAAACAATAGCATTAATATACGACCCCGATTTAGCTATTATGGCAATAAAGTTCAGGTACAGTATAATCCATCAATTACTTTTTCAAATAGTCAATCATCAATCGGTTCTATTAATAATGGCAAAAACTTTTATCACAACCATGATATTTCTGGCAATATAGAACTCCCTTATAATACCGAATTTAATACCTCCATATCATTATCGTACCAGCCTGCCAACGCTTCTTTTAGCAGGCCTGTAAACATTGCAATATGGAATGCTTATTTATCAAAAAAGATGCTTAAAGCGCAAGAATTAGAACTGAAAGTATCAATTTCTGATATTTTGGCCGAAAAAAATGGCTATAACCGTTATGTTGGCGGCAATAATATTAGCGAATACACCAATACCTTTATACCACGATATGTTCTAATCGGGCTTACCTATAATTTAACCGGAAATTTCATTAAACAAGACAAAAAATAA
- a CDS encoding DinB family protein has translation MKRSDLIAKRLRELFLNGHWIANTNYKDQLENISWEQAIHQIGDLNTIAALTYHINYYLSGILNVFNGGLLEIKDQYSFDLPPIHSEADWKKLLEEFLTNSAAFADEVAQMPDEKFDQVFVNEKYGTYLRNIEAVIEHSYYHFGQIVLIKKLILAATK, from the coding sequence ATGAAAAGATCAGATTTAATTGCAAAGCGCTTAAGAGAGCTTTTTCTAAATGGGCATTGGATTGCCAACACCAACTATAAAGACCAACTGGAAAACATTAGTTGGGAACAGGCCATTCATCAAATAGGAGATTTAAATACGATTGCTGCATTAACCTACCACATCAATTACTATTTGTCGGGGATTTTAAATGTATTTAATGGCGGTCTGCTGGAAATTAAAGATCAATATAGTTTCGATCTTCCGCCTATACATTCTGAAGCCGATTGGAAAAAACTGTTAGAAGAGTTTTTGACTAATTCGGCCGCTTTCGCCGATGAAGTAGCACAAATGCCAGATGAAAAATTTGATCAGGTATTTGTAAATGAAAAGTATGGCACTTACCTGCGGAATATAGAAGCTGTAATTGAACATAGCTATTACCATTTTGGACAGATTGTACTGATTAAAAAACTAATTTTAGCAGCAACAAAATAA